Proteins encoded in a region of the Corallococcus caeni genome:
- a CDS encoding PAS domain S-box protein: MTLVDELTTCAGQSMTAPSSTGACLILISTTTPAAIGKAYRLEPGEHVIGRGSEAEVRIDDHGVSRKHARILRKPDGSCLVTDLESTNGTFLNGLPVSTAELQEGDRLQVGTVTVFRFSRREVLEQREEQLRQALSAARVGIWDWNAKSGQVTWSEHVDRLLGLAVGKLSGRAMDLEEVVHPADLPRLRAGLATALQQRSQVDVEYRIEPPGSGFRWISCKGDVLLDASGQPARVTGTVMDITARKQAEQELHRQALIFESISDGVVITDLAGGVIDWNTSAERMFGRSRKEAMGQTLFSVLHPGEPDRLTAAILTALEVHGRWSGELEFRRADGMACVCESVVVPLRDAEGRVIANIMVHRDLSERRQLQARLVVADRLASVGTLGAGVAHEINNPLAYMLVNLHLIREGLEKLEAQGAPSQPVASIQQLVRETTEGAERIATIVRDLKVFARGEQESRPMPVDVRRSVELACKMADNVIRHRARLVTEFEPVPAVEASEARLCQVFLNLLLNAAQAIPEDPSSVTEHEIRAIIRPGEPGKVVVEVRDTGVGMTPEVLGRIFDPFFTTKAVGVGTGLGLSICHGIVESMGGSIHAESTPGQGSTFRVVLRSAAHEPDLYPRLSAAAPAGARARILVVDDEPNVTVALQRSLATEHEVSTANSAQAALRLVTEGSRFDLILCDVMMPGMTGMDLYFELGRSAPEQAGRMVFMTGGAFTPRTMSFLRDVPNLKLSKPLDLTQLRELVGRSAEASR, encoded by the coding sequence ATGACGTTGGTGGACGAGCTCACGACCTGCGCGGGCCAGTCGATGACGGCCCCGTCCTCGACCGGGGCGTGCCTCATCCTCATCAGCACCACCACGCCGGCGGCCATCGGCAAGGCGTACCGGCTGGAGCCGGGCGAGCACGTCATCGGGCGCGGCTCGGAGGCGGAGGTGCGCATCGACGACCACGGGGTGTCGCGCAAGCACGCGCGCATCCTGCGCAAGCCGGACGGCTCGTGCCTCGTCACCGACCTGGAGTCCACCAACGGCACCTTCCTCAACGGGCTGCCGGTGTCCACCGCGGAGCTGCAGGAGGGCGACCGGCTCCAGGTGGGCACGGTGACGGTGTTCCGCTTCTCCCGGCGCGAGGTGCTGGAGCAGCGCGAGGAGCAGCTGCGGCAAGCGCTGTCCGCCGCGCGCGTGGGCATCTGGGACTGGAACGCGAAGAGCGGGCAGGTGACGTGGAGCGAGCACGTGGACCGGCTCCTGGGCCTGGCCGTGGGCAAGCTGTCCGGCCGCGCCATGGACCTGGAGGAGGTCGTGCACCCGGCGGACCTGCCCCGGCTTCGCGCGGGGCTGGCCACGGCGCTCCAGCAGCGCTCGCAGGTGGACGTGGAGTACCGAATCGAGCCCCCGGGCAGCGGCTTCCGCTGGATTTCATGCAAGGGCGACGTGCTGCTGGACGCATCCGGGCAGCCCGCGCGGGTGACGGGCACGGTGATGGACATCACCGCGCGCAAGCAGGCGGAGCAGGAGCTGCACCGCCAGGCGCTCATCTTCGAGAGCATCTCCGACGGCGTCGTCATCACGGACCTGGCGGGCGGTGTCATCGACTGGAACACCAGCGCGGAGCGGATGTTCGGCCGAAGCCGCAAGGAGGCCATGGGGCAGACGCTCTTCAGCGTGCTGCACCCGGGTGAGCCGGACCGGCTGACGGCCGCCATCCTCACCGCGCTGGAGGTGCACGGGCGCTGGAGCGGGGAGCTGGAGTTCCGCCGCGCGGACGGCATGGCGTGCGTCTGCGAGTCCGTGGTGGTGCCGCTGCGCGACGCGGAAGGGCGCGTCATCGCGAACATCATGGTGCACCGCGACCTGAGCGAGCGCCGGCAGCTCCAGGCGCGGCTGGTGGTGGCGGACCGGCTGGCCAGCGTGGGCACGCTGGGCGCGGGCGTGGCGCACGAAATCAACAACCCGCTGGCGTACATGCTGGTGAACCTGCACCTCATCCGCGAGGGGCTGGAGAAGCTGGAGGCCCAGGGCGCCCCGTCTCAGCCGGTGGCCTCCATCCAGCAACTGGTGCGCGAGACGACCGAGGGCGCGGAGCGCATCGCGACCATCGTGCGGGACCTGAAGGTCTTCGCGCGCGGCGAGCAGGAGTCGCGTCCCATGCCGGTGGACGTGCGCCGCTCCGTGGAGCTGGCGTGCAAGATGGCGGACAACGTCATCCGCCACCGCGCGCGGCTGGTGACGGAGTTCGAGCCCGTCCCCGCGGTGGAGGCCAGCGAGGCGCGGCTGTGCCAGGTGTTCCTCAACCTGCTGCTCAACGCGGCGCAGGCCATCCCGGAGGATCCGTCCTCCGTCACGGAGCATGAGATCCGCGCCATCATCCGTCCGGGCGAGCCGGGCAAGGTGGTGGTGGAGGTGCGCGACACCGGCGTGGGCATGACGCCGGAGGTGCTGGGGCGCATCTTCGATCCGTTCTTCACCACGAAGGCGGTGGGCGTGGGCACGGGGCTGGGGCTGTCCATCTGCCACGGCATCGTGGAGTCCATGGGCGGCTCCATCCACGCGGAGAGCACGCCGGGCCAGGGCAGCACCTTCCGCGTGGTGCTGCGGTCGGCGGCGCACGAGCCGGACCTCTACCCGCGGCTGTCGGCGGCGGCGCCGGCGGGGGCGCGGGCGCGCATCCTGGTGGTGGATGACGAGCCCAACGTGACGGTGGCGCTGCAGCGCTCGCTGGCGACGGAGCACGAGGTGTCCACGGCGAACAGCGCGCAGGCGGCGCTGCGGCTGGTGACCGAAGGCAGCCGCTTCGACCTCATCCTCTGCGACGTGATGATGCCGGGGATGACGGGCATGGACCTGTACTTCGAGCTGGGGCGCTCGGCGCCGGAGCAGGCGGGGCGCATGGTGTTCATGACGGGCGGCGCGTTCACGCCGCGCACGATGTCGTTCCTGCGCGACGTGCCGAACCTCAAGCTGAGCAAGCCGCTGGACCTGACGCAGCTGCGCGAGCTGGTGGGACGCTCGGCGGAGGCGTCTCGATGA
- a CDS encoding OPT/YSL family transporter encodes MSASPGHPAAPPEVAVGPVAPVPVTAAGLGLAGAAASQGREWTARSLGMGLLIGALLAVTNLYMGMKTGWWDSGSITATVLGFSGLAAYGRRRGVPYTPLENNLTQTAASAVGAMPASAGLLGALPALALLGTGVPGWGIAAWGLVLGVVGVLVAGLLRRRLLEQEALPFPTGIATAELISTLHAATPTEAQGTPAGRGRTLVGAGVVAMVLTWMRDSRGWLPGMVALPGRVGGVALESLTWGVGMSPMLLAVGMMTGLQLALSMLLGSGLAWGVLAPGLVDAGVVSGAGYEPLSSWLMWPGVGLMVGASVVSLVVQARDFLGAAKDLRSVGASRGGLPGWTVGVAVVACVLAVVLGGVLFGLGVPSMLLALVLLVPLCAVCARGAGQTDVSPVSQMGNLTQVVFGVVRPGELSPNVAAGSVVAGASAQVGVSLWSLKAGHLLGASASRQLAAQLVGVAVGAVVAVPAYLLLVNAYGLGTAVLPVPAAAQFRAVAEVSVRGLAGLPPHAGWGALVGCAVGAVLTLAAKGRAARWLPSPVAMGIGFITPAYFAVTLCLGAGLAALARKWSPKMTDAHVPSLGSGALVGESLMGLLIAATTALSRSA; translated from the coding sequence ATGAGTGCCTCCCCCGGCCACCCCGCGGCTCCTCCCGAGGTCGCGGTGGGGCCGGTGGCGCCGGTGCCCGTGACGGCGGCCGGGCTGGGGCTCGCGGGCGCGGCGGCCTCCCAGGGCCGGGAGTGGACGGCCCGGTCGCTGGGGATGGGGTTGCTCATTGGCGCGCTGCTGGCCGTCACCAACCTCTACATGGGGATGAAGACGGGCTGGTGGGACTCGGGCTCCATCACCGCGACGGTGCTGGGGTTCAGCGGCCTGGCGGCCTATGGGCGCAGGCGCGGCGTGCCGTACACGCCGCTGGAGAACAACCTCACGCAGACGGCCGCGTCGGCGGTGGGCGCGATGCCCGCGTCGGCGGGGCTGCTGGGCGCGCTGCCGGCGCTGGCCCTGCTGGGCACGGGCGTGCCGGGCTGGGGTATCGCGGCCTGGGGCCTGGTGCTGGGCGTGGTGGGCGTGCTGGTGGCGGGACTGTTGCGGCGGCGCCTGCTGGAGCAGGAGGCCCTGCCGTTCCCCACGGGCATCGCCACGGCGGAGCTCATTTCGACGCTGCACGCGGCCACGCCCACGGAGGCCCAGGGTACGCCCGCCGGAAGGGGCCGGACGCTGGTGGGCGCGGGCGTGGTGGCGATGGTGCTCACGTGGATGCGCGACTCGCGCGGGTGGCTGCCGGGGATGGTGGCGCTGCCGGGCCGCGTGGGCGGCGTCGCGCTGGAGTCGCTGACGTGGGGCGTGGGGATGAGCCCCATGCTGCTGGCGGTGGGGATGATGACGGGCCTGCAGCTGGCGCTGAGCATGCTGCTGGGCTCCGGGCTGGCGTGGGGCGTGCTCGCGCCGGGGCTCGTGGACGCGGGCGTGGTGTCGGGCGCCGGGTATGAGCCGCTGTCCTCGTGGCTGATGTGGCCCGGCGTGGGGTTGATGGTGGGCGCGTCGGTGGTGTCGCTGGTCGTGCAGGCGCGGGACTTCCTGGGCGCGGCGAAGGACCTGCGCTCGGTGGGCGCGAGCCGGGGTGGGCTGCCCGGGTGGACCGTGGGCGTGGCGGTGGTGGCGTGCGTGCTGGCGGTGGTGCTGGGCGGGGTGCTGTTCGGGCTGGGCGTGCCGTCGATGCTGCTGGCGCTCGTGCTGCTGGTGCCGCTGTGCGCGGTCTGCGCGCGAGGCGCGGGGCAGACGGACGTGTCGCCGGTGAGCCAGATGGGCAACCTCACGCAGGTCGTCTTCGGCGTGGTGAGGCCCGGGGAGCTGTCGCCCAACGTGGCGGCGGGTTCGGTGGTGGCGGGCGCGTCCGCGCAGGTCGGCGTGAGCCTGTGGTCTTTGAAGGCGGGGCACCTGCTGGGGGCGTCGGCGTCACGGCAGCTGGCCGCGCAGCTGGTGGGCGTGGCGGTGGGCGCGGTGGTGGCGGTACCGGCCTACCTGCTGTTGGTGAACGCGTACGGCCTGGGCACGGCGGTGTTGCCGGTGCCCGCGGCGGCGCAGTTCCGGGCGGTGGCGGAGGTGTCCGTGCGGGGCCTGGCCGGCCTGCCGCCCCACGCGGGCTGGGGCGCGCTGGTGGGCTGCGCGGTGGGCGCGGTGCTGACGCTGGCCGCGAAGGGCCGGGCGGCGCGGTGGCTGCCGTCGCCGGTGGCGATGGGCATCGGCTTCATCACGCCCGCCTACTTCGCGGTGACGCTGTGCCTGGGCGCGGGGCTGGCGGCGCTCGCGCGCAAGTGGTCGCCGAAGATGACGGATGCGCACGTGCCCTCCCTGGGCTCTGGAGCGCTGGTGGGTGAGTCGCTGATGGGGTTGCTCATCGCCGCGACAACGGCCCTCTCGCGATCCGCGTAG
- a CDS encoding serine/threonine-protein kinase: MPDVPGYRCEKVIARGGFGVLLAAHPRSADGTEGERIALKLARPGIALAEAQLAREAEALRAIGPPTVPALHATGTLPGGQRFVAMEYVPLPTLADWLAQVSGPMSPQEFGPRASALLEAVAVVHAHGLVHCDLKPEHVFLDDAHGRARVFDFGLVQRPAPGALADDGTPGDTSSFAGTAEYMAPEQCAGHAALDARTDVYALGIILYELITGRPPFFGSLTEVLQAHLSLRPPPPSEFAPVAPPVEEVVLRCLAKEPARRPRDAATVAQALRAALDHAGQSAVQPAPRLTLLPEVRPAQTRRSVAVLFTSSRANPVAVQKALAAYGGHMAFTDGERFAGVFDPDVGENPVRRALRAAEGLAERGLAPAALVDVATVTVQRRLDGAPRYLGAIFAREDRYPHVPELRGPLLSPSAAEAVPEVPCLPVTGRAGLMRPAPSGAAPRPDVTVLQLGSAMLVGRDPELEQLLESARSAVSDAAPTIVTVRGDRGHGKSHLSSTLSLRLRAALPHARVYSMRSREPVQGDPEGTLRTLLRVALHGFDRDDTDTQEDGRTAILDRLGTRLGMELWPGVAATLGWYAPGGPELHSWAAAPGALRSLALRATGELLAASARERPLCLIVDDAHFAEETALDALEYAALAETSVPLWVCVLVRPGFEQSRPAWGARAARQLDLPLSGLSPGDAQALCRALLRPVENVPAQAVERIVERAQRVPLFLVELVRGLKRQGLVRQRSPGGNWYLVTDELDRVPELRLVEWLADRELGALPPALAAHARLCALLGVTFTATAADGVLRELERDGAAAQFPLDVGHATRRLLDSGLLVEHRLEGLSFRNELVREAVVAGLPAEEKARIHRAAYRHYLSPAGAQERQRLARLALHAAAAGLRDEAAALTIDLAESARGRHAFLDAEAMYTRALELIEPEDELRGLTALRGRGLMRYRIGRYEDSLTDFAIARERARGLGDSRAEVELLLDEAMALDWVNDYARSEARAQEAQQLAETVTSPYVQARLLLALGRAQFRKGEWLDALMPLEAAAERARKLGDAGYETLVVALLLMAVILPNLGDIDGAERVMDEVISACTERGDRFHLGSAINNRRNLWVARRDLTHALKDQERFMQLGRELGVVGWEYFAEHNMGELYYQAGDVEAAAPHIARAIVLERRHPEVAHRPWALLLQARAMAWTGRHDRARDLLEQVRQTMANNRHGVNLSPSEEVLFSMVELSARDATAEEWHALRERSAQASVEQEPLEVLEMMGLAAWRRGDFAEAMLALGEALARAAHVPNLMEDRIRRSLERVRDLTPAA, translated from the coding sequence GTGCCCGACGTTCCGGGCTACCGCTGCGAGAAGGTCATCGCGCGCGGCGGCTTCGGCGTGCTCCTGGCCGCGCACCCGCGCTCCGCCGACGGCACCGAGGGGGAACGCATCGCGCTGAAGCTGGCGCGCCCCGGCATCGCGCTCGCGGAGGCGCAGCTCGCCCGCGAGGCGGAGGCCCTGCGCGCCATCGGGCCGCCCACCGTGCCCGCGCTCCACGCCACCGGCACGCTGCCCGGTGGACAGCGCTTCGTCGCCATGGAGTACGTGCCGCTGCCCACGCTGGCGGACTGGCTGGCCCAGGTGTCCGGCCCCATGTCGCCGCAGGAGTTCGGGCCTCGCGCCAGCGCGCTCCTGGAGGCGGTGGCCGTCGTGCACGCGCACGGGCTGGTGCACTGCGACCTCAAGCCCGAGCACGTCTTCCTGGACGACGCCCACGGCCGCGCCCGCGTCTTCGACTTCGGCCTGGTGCAGCGTCCGGCCCCCGGCGCGCTCGCCGACGACGGCACGCCCGGCGACACGTCCTCCTTCGCCGGCACCGCCGAGTACATGGCGCCCGAGCAGTGCGCCGGCCACGCGGCCCTGGATGCGCGCACGGACGTGTACGCGCTGGGCATCATCCTCTACGAGCTCATCACCGGCCGGCCGCCCTTCTTCGGCTCGCTCACGGAGGTGCTCCAGGCGCACCTGTCGCTGCGGCCCCCGCCCCCGTCGGAGTTCGCCCCGGTGGCGCCGCCGGTGGAGGAGGTCGTGCTGCGCTGTCTGGCCAAGGAGCCCGCGCGCCGGCCTCGCGACGCGGCCACCGTGGCCCAGGCGCTGCGCGCCGCGCTGGACCACGCGGGCCAGTCCGCGGTGCAGCCCGCGCCCCGGCTCACCCTGCTGCCGGAGGTGCGCCCCGCGCAGACGCGCCGCTCGGTGGCGGTGCTGTTCACCTCCTCGCGCGCGAACCCCGTCGCGGTGCAGAAGGCCCTGGCCGCCTACGGAGGCCACATGGCCTTCACGGACGGCGAGCGCTTCGCGGGCGTCTTCGACCCCGACGTGGGAGAGAACCCGGTGCGCCGCGCGCTGCGCGCCGCCGAGGGCCTGGCCGAGCGGGGACTCGCCCCCGCCGCGCTCGTGGACGTGGCCACGGTCACCGTGCAGCGCCGCCTCGACGGCGCGCCCCGCTACCTGGGCGCCATCTTCGCGCGCGAGGACCGCTATCCCCACGTGCCGGAGCTGCGAGGCCCCCTGCTCTCCCCCTCCGCCGCGGAGGCCGTGCCGGAGGTGCCGTGCCTGCCGGTGACAGGACGCGCCGGGCTGATGCGCCCCGCGCCCTCCGGCGCCGCGCCCCGGCCGGACGTCACCGTGCTGCAGCTGGGCAGCGCGATGCTGGTGGGCCGCGACCCGGAGCTGGAGCAGTTGCTGGAGAGCGCTCGCTCCGCGGTGTCGGACGCGGCGCCCACCATCGTCACCGTGCGCGGCGACCGGGGCCACGGCAAGAGCCACCTGTCCTCCACGCTGAGCCTGCGCCTGAGGGCCGCGCTGCCGCACGCGCGCGTCTACTCCATGCGCTCGCGCGAGCCCGTGCAGGGCGACCCGGAAGGCACGCTGCGCACGCTCTTGCGCGTGGCGCTGCACGGCTTCGACCGCGACGACACCGACACGCAGGAGGACGGCCGCACCGCCATCCTCGACCGGCTGGGGACGCGGCTGGGCATGGAGCTGTGGCCGGGCGTGGCCGCGACGCTCGGGTGGTACGCGCCGGGCGGGCCGGAGCTGCACAGCTGGGCCGCGGCCCCGGGCGCGCTGCGCTCCCTGGCCCTGCGCGCCACGGGTGAGCTGCTGGCGGCGAGCGCCCGCGAACGGCCGCTGTGCCTCATCGTGGACGACGCGCACTTCGCGGAAGAGACGGCGCTGGACGCGCTGGAGTACGCGGCGCTCGCGGAGACCAGCGTGCCCCTGTGGGTCTGCGTGCTGGTGCGCCCGGGCTTCGAGCAGAGCCGCCCCGCGTGGGGCGCTCGCGCCGCGCGCCAGCTGGACCTGCCCCTGTCCGGCCTGTCTCCGGGTGACGCGCAGGCCCTGTGCCGCGCGCTGCTCAGGCCGGTGGAGAACGTGCCCGCGCAGGCGGTGGAGCGCATCGTCGAGCGCGCGCAGCGCGTGCCCCTGTTCCTGGTGGAGCTGGTGCGCGGCCTCAAGCGTCAGGGGCTGGTGCGGCAGCGTTCGCCGGGCGGCAACTGGTACCTCGTCACGGACGAGCTGGACCGCGTGCCGGAGCTGCGGCTGGTGGAGTGGCTGGCGGACCGCGAGCTGGGCGCGTTGCCTCCGGCGCTCGCCGCGCATGCCCGGCTGTGCGCGCTGCTGGGCGTGACCTTCACCGCCACGGCGGCGGACGGCGTGCTGCGCGAGCTGGAGCGCGACGGGGCCGCGGCGCAGTTCCCGCTGGACGTGGGGCACGCGACGCGGCGGCTGCTGGACTCGGGGCTGCTGGTGGAGCACCGGCTGGAGGGCCTGAGCTTCCGCAACGAGTTGGTGCGCGAGGCCGTGGTCGCGGGCCTCCCCGCGGAGGAGAAGGCGCGCATCCACCGCGCCGCGTACCGCCACTACCTGAGCCCGGCGGGCGCGCAGGAGCGTCAGCGGCTGGCCCGGCTCGCGCTGCACGCGGCGGCGGCGGGCCTGCGCGACGAGGCGGCGGCGCTGACCATCGACCTGGCGGAGTCCGCGCGCGGCCGTCACGCGTTCCTCGACGCGGAGGCCATGTACACGCGCGCCCTGGAGCTCATCGAGCCCGAGGACGAGCTGCGCGGCCTCACGGCGCTGCGGGGCCGCGGCCTGATGCGCTACCGCATCGGCCGGTACGAGGACTCCCTCACGGACTTCGCCATCGCGCGGGAGCGGGCGCGGGGCCTGGGGGATTCGCGCGCGGAGGTGGAGCTGCTGCTCGACGAGGCGATGGCGCTCGACTGGGTGAACGACTACGCGCGCAGCGAGGCGCGGGCCCAGGAGGCGCAGCAGCTGGCGGAGACGGTGACGTCGCCCTACGTGCAGGCGCGGCTGCTGCTGGCGCTGGGCCGCGCGCAGTTCCGCAAGGGCGAGTGGCTGGACGCGCTGATGCCGCTGGAGGCCGCGGCGGAGCGGGCGCGCAAGCTGGGCGACGCGGGCTACGAGACGCTGGTGGTGGCGCTGCTGCTCATGGCGGTCATCCTGCCGAACCTGGGCGACATCGACGGCGCCGAGCGCGTGATGGACGAGGTCATCAGCGCGTGCACGGAGCGCGGAGACCGCTTCCACCTGGGCTCGGCCATCAACAACCGCCGCAACCTGTGGGTGGCTCGCCGGGATTTGACGCACGCGCTGAAGGACCAGGAGCGCTTCATGCAACTGGGGCGCGAGCTGGGCGTGGTGGGCTGGGAGTACTTCGCCGAGCACAACATGGGCGAGCTGTACTACCAGGCGGGCGACGTGGAGGCGGCGGCGCCGCACATCGCGCGGGCCATCGTGCTGGAGCGCCGGCATCCGGAGGTGGCGCACCGGCCGTGGGCGCTGCTGCTCCAGGCGCGGGCCATGGCGTGGACGGGCCGGCACGACCGGGCGCGAGACCTGCTGGAGCAGGTGCGGCAGACGATGGCGAACAACCGCCACGGCGTGAACCTGAGCCCGTCGGAGGAGGTGCTGTTCTCCATGGTGGAGCTGTCCGCGCGGGACGCGACGGCGGAGGAGTGGCACGCGCTGCGCGAGCGCTCCGCCCAGGCGTCCGTGGAGCAGGAGCCGCTCGAAGTTTTGGAGATGATGGGCCTGGCGGCGTGGCGCCGGGGCGACTTCGCGGAGGCGATGCTCGCGCTCGGAGAAGCCCTGGCCCGCGCGGCGCACGTGCCGAACCTGATGGAGGACCGCATCCGCCGCTCGCTGGAGCGCGTGCGGGACCTCACGCCCGCGGCGTAG
- a CDS encoding serine/threonine-protein kinase — protein MAADSESTFRIQARAAANATDKGHDTPSRPERGPGTLAGEYVLKGMLAAGGHGSVYEAEHRILGRHAAVKVLHSHLADQGEMLQRFVREARVVNQIHHPNIVDVYDFGLMPDGSPYYVMELLSGRTLSQVVQERGRLSASRALAYLEPICGALEAAHRAGVVHRDLKSSNILVVEEGEKPRLKLLDFGIAKLIQQEPGQEGLTTAGQRLGTAHAMAPEQFRGGRIGPPTDVYALGVLLYQLLTGRYPFQSDDRLELERMHLEAPPPRPSVRAPVSPAMDAVVLRCMDKDATRRYPSVNAFLTALREAAEEPGQVEGQTRAVLAVNAEVVLPPADQDDDTVYAALASVLDTLEQGLRAQGFLLALQTGTTLLGVRPLSADTAPARTLHALRELHAEAQRLAEPAHARVHLCIHHGEAETRGEAGEAEVVGGPVTHVATWNVRDPGGFALTRPAAQLLEGPPPH, from the coding sequence ATGGCGGCGGACTCCGAGAGCACCTTCCGCATCCAGGCGCGCGCGGCCGCGAACGCCACGGACAAGGGGCACGACACACCCAGCCGTCCCGAGCGCGGGCCGGGCACGCTCGCGGGCGAGTACGTGCTCAAGGGCATGCTGGCGGCCGGTGGCCACGGCAGCGTCTACGAGGCGGAGCACCGCATCCTGGGGCGGCACGCCGCGGTGAAGGTGCTGCACTCGCACCTGGCGGACCAGGGGGAGATGCTCCAGCGCTTCGTGCGCGAGGCGCGCGTCGTCAATCAGATCCACCACCCGAACATCGTGGACGTCTACGACTTCGGGCTGATGCCGGACGGCAGCCCCTACTACGTGATGGAGCTGCTCTCCGGGCGCACCCTGAGCCAGGTGGTGCAGGAGCGCGGGCGGCTGTCCGCATCTCGCGCGCTGGCGTACCTGGAGCCCATCTGCGGCGCGCTGGAGGCGGCGCACCGCGCGGGCGTCGTGCACCGCGACCTCAAGTCCAGCAACATCCTCGTCGTGGAGGAGGGGGAGAAGCCCCGGCTGAAGCTGCTCGACTTCGGCATCGCGAAGCTGATCCAGCAGGAGCCCGGCCAGGAGGGGCTCACCACCGCGGGCCAGCGCCTGGGCACCGCGCACGCGATGGCGCCCGAGCAGTTCCGGGGCGGGCGCATCGGGCCGCCCACGGACGTGTACGCGCTGGGCGTGCTGCTCTACCAGCTGCTCACCGGCCGCTACCCGTTCCAGTCCGATGACCGGCTGGAGCTGGAGCGGATGCACCTGGAGGCTCCGCCGCCGCGCCCCAGCGTGCGCGCGCCGGTGTCGCCCGCCATGGACGCGGTGGTGCTGCGCTGCATGGACAAGGACGCCACCCGCCGCTACCCCAGCGTGAACGCCTTCCTCACCGCGCTGCGCGAGGCCGCCGAGGAGCCCGGCCAGGTGGAGGGCCAGACGCGCGCCGTGCTCGCGGTGAACGCGGAGGTGGTGCTGCCGCCCGCGGACCAGGACGACGACACCGTGTACGCCGCGCTCGCGAGCGTGCTGGACACGCTGGAGCAGGGCCTGCGCGCGCAAGGCTTCCTCCTGGCGCTCCAGACGGGCACCACGCTGCTGGGCGTGCGGCCCCTGTCCGCCGACACCGCGCCCGCCCGGACCCTGCATGCCCTGCGCGAACTGCACGCGGAGGCCCAGCGCCTGGCGGAGCCCGCCCACGCCCGCGTCCACCTCTGCATCCATCATGGTGAGGCGGAGACACGCGGCGAGGCCGGGGAGGCCGAGGTGGTAGGCGGCCCGGTCACGCATGTGGCAACCTGGAACGTAAGGGACCCCGGTGGTTTCGCCCTCACCCGTCCCGCCGCACAGCTCCTCGAAGGCCCTCCCCCGCATTGA
- a CDS encoding TetR/AcrR family transcriptional regulator: protein MASKRPPGRAPARRTPAPRRPAKPAAPRKRRTPEEAREAILQAAEPLLVEQGPDRVGLQAVAKAAGVSHALVTHYFGTYEALVREVLLRRNELLAASFREQLLAAETPPDAGELLERFFAVVQQGQHGRLMAWALLTGRTEHMPLASAQGLRLLADALEFQSGRVAQAQGTPPPSRDAVDMTLLVALCASQWFMLAREVLLPVLGRPVDAASDARFREVLGGMLQRSLGVKPPGGG from the coding sequence ATGGCATCCAAGCGTCCTCCGGGACGGGCTCCGGCCCGGCGCACCCCTGCTCCCCGTCGTCCCGCGAAGCCCGCCGCGCCCCGGAAGCGGCGCACGCCGGAGGAGGCGCGCGAGGCCATCCTCCAGGCCGCCGAGCCGCTGCTCGTGGAGCAGGGGCCGGACCGGGTGGGGCTCCAGGCGGTGGCGAAGGCGGCGGGGGTGAGCCACGCGCTCGTCACGCACTACTTCGGCACCTACGAGGCCCTGGTTCGCGAGGTGCTCCTGCGCCGCAACGAGCTGCTGGCCGCGTCCTTCCGGGAGCAGCTGCTCGCGGCGGAGACGCCGCCCGACGCCGGAGAATTGTTGGAGCGCTTCTTCGCGGTGGTCCAGCAGGGGCAGCACGGCCGGCTGATGGCCTGGGCGCTGCTCACCGGCCGGACCGAGCACATGCCGCTGGCGAGCGCGCAGGGCCTGCGGCTGCTGGCGGACGCGCTGGAGTTCCAGTCCGGCCGCGTGGCGCAGGCGCAGGGCACGCCGCCGCCGTCGCGCGACGCGGTGGACATGACGCTGCTCGTGGCGCTGTGCGCGTCGCAGTGGTTCATGCTCGCGCGGGAGGTGCTCCTGCCCGTGCTGGGGCGCCCGGTGGACGCGGCGTCGGACGCGCGCTTCCGGGAGGTCCTTGGCGGGATGCTCCAGCGGTCGCTCGGGGTGAAGCCGCCCGGCGGAGGCTGA
- a CDS encoding sensor histidine kinase — MTLRAKVGRLAAMTRRRGMLRQAFERLGPGSKARCAEETPCADNRLLEETVRERTAALEAANAKLSSSLEQLHATQTQLLFADRLIALGRIAAGVGHEINNPLAFILSNLEYIHQELQQKERLSEQDRQEILEALAETRDGAERIRLIVRDLQTLSRAEDVGSGPAELAAVVRTAAKMAMHELRHRARLVVECDGVPPVQGNGSRLGQVFLNLLLNAAQSISPGNAEANEVRVVARPGEPGHVLVEVRDTGCGIAPEHRERIFDPFFTTKPLGVGTGLGLAVCHGIVTSLGGTLTMESAPGRGSIFRVSLPVAGAFVQSPRSQADWT; from the coding sequence ATGACGTTACGAGCGAAGGTCGGGCGGTTGGCGGCGATGACGCGGCGGCGGGGCATGCTCCGTCAGGCCTTCGAGCGCCTGGGGCCCGGCTCCAAGGCCCGGTGCGCCGAGGAGACGCCCTGCGCGGACAACCGGCTGCTGGAGGAGACGGTGCGCGAGCGCACCGCGGCGCTGGAGGCCGCCAACGCGAAGCTGTCCAGCAGCCTGGAGCAGCTGCACGCGACGCAGACCCAGCTGCTCTTCGCGGACAGACTCATCGCGCTGGGGCGCATCGCGGCGGGCGTGGGCCATGAAATCAACAACCCGCTGGCCTTCATCCTGAGCAACCTGGAGTACATCCACCAGGAGCTGCAGCAGAAGGAGCGCCTGTCGGAGCAGGACCGGCAGGAGATACTGGAGGCGCTGGCGGAGACGCGCGACGGCGCGGAGCGCATCCGGCTCATCGTGCGCGACCTGCAGACGCTGTCGCGCGCGGAGGACGTGGGCAGCGGTCCCGCGGAGCTGGCCGCGGTGGTGCGCACGGCGGCGAAGATGGCCATGCACGAGCTGCGGCACCGCGCGCGGCTGGTGGTGGAGTGCGACGGCGTGCCGCCGGTGCAGGGCAACGGCTCGCGGCTGGGTCAGGTGTTCCTCAACCTGCTGCTCAACGCGGCGCAGTCCATCTCACCGGGCAACGCGGAGGCCAACGAGGTGCGCGTGGTGGCGCGCCCCGGGGAGCCCGGCCACGTGTTGGTGGAGGTGCGCGACACCGGCTGCGGCATCGCGCCCGAGCACCGCGAGCGCATCTTCGACCCCTTCTTCACCACCAAGCCGCTGGGCGTGGGCACGGGGCTGGGGCTCGCGGTGTGCCACGGCATCGTCACGTCGCTGGGCGGCACGCTGACCATGGAGAGCGCGCCCGGCCGTGGCAGCATCTTCCGCGTGTCCCTGCCGGTGGCGGGCGCCTTCGTGCAGTCGCCGCGCTCGCAGGCCGACTGGACCTGA